A genomic segment from Arcobacter acticola encodes:
- a CDS encoding response regulator transcription factor — MSDITEQLKNYTVLCVEDEDGIRKRLVNTLKYYFADVYEASNGEEGYELYYEYKPSIIISDIEMPKKNGIELISEIRKNDLNTIIIMLTAYSSEEYLLSLINLNINHYILKPVVSESLLNGIIKAFGDRLENKIKFTDDIYFNMKKRELYCKDEIIILRKRDKDFLLLLHENRNRVLTYSLIEEYIWKDKLMSMSALKTFIKELRQRLPIDLIINVPQEGYKLINS, encoded by the coding sequence ATGAGTGATATTACAGAACAATTAAAAAATTATACAGTTTTATGTGTTGAAGATGAAGATGGTATTAGAAAAAGATTAGTTAATACTTTAAAGTATTATTTTGCTGATGTTTATGAAGCATCAAATGGTGAAGAGGGGTATGAGTTATATTATGAATATAAACCTAGTATTATAATTTCTGATATTGAAATGCCAAAAAAGAATGGGATTGAGTTAATTTCTGAAATTAGAAAAAATGACTTAAATACAATTATTATTATGTTAACAGCATATTCAAGTGAAGAGTATCTTTTGAGTTTAATAAATCTAAATATAAATCATTATATTTTAAAACCTGTGGTTTCTGAAAGTTTATTAAATGGTATTATAAAAGCTTTTGGAGACAGATTAGAAAATAAAATAAAATTCACTGATGATATTTATTTTAATATGAAAAAACGTGAATTATACTGTAAAGATGAAATTATAATTTTGAGAAAAAGAGATAAAGATTTTTTACTTTTACTTCATGAAAATAGAAATAGAGTTTTAACATACTCTTTAATAGAAGAGTATATATGGAAAGATAAATTAATGAGTATGAGTGCATTAAAAACTTTTATAAAAGAGTTAAGACAAAGATTACCTATTGATTTGATTATTAATGTACCACAAGAAGGGTATAAATTAATAAATTCCTAA
- a CDS encoding DUF4197 domain-containing protein, which translates to MKKSIIVSTLILSSSLTFAFDLSAIAKNVVENVTKEQTTTQETSTSNLSDTTVSNGLKEALKTGVNYAVTQLGSNNGYLNNTAVKIPLPDNLAKAETLIRSIGGDKMADNLINSMNTAASKAAPKTAEVFVEAIDKMTLTDAQAILSGGNDAATNYFKANTSDSLKKLITPIIQETMKENQVASYYDTANNLYKSNVKGLVDNSGVMGLAKNFGVDSFIPGSSDESLDEYITTKAIDGLFTMIGQKEAAIRANPLEQTSSILKEVFGK; encoded by the coding sequence ATGAAAAAATCAATTATAGTATCAACATTAATTTTATCTTCAAGTTTAACATTTGCTTTTGACTTAAGTGCAATTGCAAAAAATGTAGTAGAAAATGTAACGAAAGAGCAAACAACAACGCAAGAAACAAGCACATCAAATCTTAGTGATACAACAGTTTCAAATGGACTAAAAGAAGCTTTAAAAACAGGTGTTAATTACGCAGTTACTCAATTAGGAAGCAACAATGGATATTTAAATAATACAGCTGTTAAAATACCATTACCAGATAATTTAGCAAAAGCAGAAACACTAATAAGAAGTATTGGTGGAGATAAAATGGCAGATAATTTAATAAACTCAATGAACACAGCAGCATCAAAAGCCGCTCCAAAAACAGCAGAAGTATTCGTAGAGGCAATAGATAAAATGACGCTAACAGATGCACAAGCTATTTTGTCAGGGGGAAATGATGCAGCTACAAACTACTTCAAAGCAAATACAAGTGATTCATTAAAAAAATTAATCACTCCTATTATTCAAGAAACTATGAAAGAAAATCAAGTTGCATCTTATTATGATACGGCAAATAATTTATATAAATCAAATGTAAAAGGTTTAGTTGATAATAGTGGAGTTATGGGACTTGCTAAAAATTTTGGAGTTGACTCTTTTATTCCTGGAAGTTCAGATGAAAGCTTGGATGAGTATATTACTACAAAAGCAATTGATGGATTATTTACAATGATTGGTCAAAAAGAAGCAGCAATTCGAGCGAATCCACTTGAACAAACTTCTTCAATACTCAAAGAAGTATTTGGGAAATAG
- a CDS encoding TRAP transporter large permease: MISDPLVLSIVLIFIMFVFLLSSIWIGVSLILTGIVGMLIFENNLPPVISIFDKIGDLLASSMYDSLNSWSLAALPIFILMGEILYKSSISTRLLNGLTPWLNFVPGKLLHVNVAACSLFAAISGSSSATTATVGKITLDELKKRGYSKSLALGSLAGSGTLGFLIPPSLIMIIYGVLSNVSIGKLFMAGILPGLLLATLYSVYIMIVSRIDKSVVPEENVKYTMNDYIHSLKDLFPVFSLILVVLGSIYGGLATPTEAASLGVLGAVVLAVYFKSFTFDVMKNALLNTIKTSIMISFIIVGAGFLSQVVGFLGIARAISEFIGTLGLSPLMLILIIGVMYIILGMILDGISIVVMTLPIVLPIIVMAGFDPLWFGIFLVFMVELSQITPPVGFSLFVIQSISGEKIEYILKATLPFFLLMIVAVVLITFFPEIVQFLPKYMTAK; encoded by the coding sequence ATGATATCTGATCCATTAGTTTTATCAATTGTTCTAATCTTTATTATGTTTGTGTTTCTTTTATCTTCTATCTGGATTGGAGTTTCGCTTATTTTAACTGGTATTGTTGGTATGTTGATATTTGAAAATAATCTTCCTCCTGTTATTTCAATTTTTGATAAAATTGGGGATTTATTAGCTTCATCAATGTATGATTCTTTGAATTCATGGTCTCTTGCAGCTTTACCAATATTTATTTTAATGGGAGAAATATTATATAAATCATCAATTTCAACACGTCTTTTAAATGGATTGACTCCTTGGCTGAATTTTGTTCCAGGAAAACTTCTTCATGTAAATGTTGCTGCATGTTCACTTTTTGCAGCAATCTCAGGTTCAAGCTCAGCAACCACTGCAACTGTTGGAAAAATTACACTTGATGAACTTAAAAAAAGAGGTTATTCAAAATCACTTGCTCTTGGCTCATTAGCTGGAAGTGGAACATTAGGTTTTTTAATTCCTCCTTCTCTTATTATGATTATTTATGGAGTATTATCTAATGTATCAATAGGTAAGCTTTTTATGGCAGGAATACTACCTGGATTGTTACTTGCAACACTTTATTCTGTTTACATAATGATTGTTTCGCGAATTGATAAAAGTGTAGTTCCAGAAGAAAACGTTAAATATACTATGAATGATTATATTCATTCATTAAAAGATTTGTTTCCAGTATTTTCTTTGATACTTGTTGTTTTAGGTTCTATTTATGGAGGTCTTGCAACTCCTACAGAAGCTGCTTCTTTAGGTGTTTTAGGTGCAGTTGTTTTAGCAGTTTATTTTAAAAGCTTTACCTTTGATGTAATGAAAAATGCTTTATTAAATACTATAAAAACTTCTATTATGATAAGTTTTATAATAGTTGGAGCTGGATTTTTATCACAAGTTGTAGGATTTTTAGGAATTGCAAGGGCAATTAGTGAATTTATAGGAACATTAGGCTTAAGTCCTTTGATGTTGATTTTAATAATTGGAGTAATGTATATTATTTTAGGAATGATTCTTGATGGAATTTCTATTGTAGTTATGACTTTACCAATTGTATTACCAATTATAGTAATGGCTGGATTTGATCCTTTATGGTTTGGTATTTTCTTAGTATTTATGGTTGAATTATCCCAAATAACTCCACCTGTAGGCTTCTCATTGTTTGTAATACAAAGTATAAGTGGAGAAAAAATTGAATATATATTAAAAGCTACATTACCATTCTTTTTATTAATGATTGTGGCTGTTGTTTTAATAACATTTTTCCCAGAAATCGTACAATTCTTACCAAAATATATGACTGCAAAATAA
- a CDS encoding GGDEF domain-containing protein produces the protein MKKILLITFFLTIFLYAQNDKKITLQLNWLNQFQFAGYYMAKEKGFYKDVNLDVQIKESNFNTDVIKEIESKNADFAVGRSSLIIEKINGKDIVALCAIYQESPLILLVKKDSNINSVKDLRNKKIMITPDARYSAPVLAMLSANELTINDFMVQKHSFDINDLINRKTDAMASYISNEPILLNEKGIEYTIFNPKDFGFDLYSDILFSSSEYIKNNPKITKDFYEASLKGWKYAFENLAETAEIIYSKYNTQNKTFTHLVKEGEVLKKLAYTGNNELGDFNDNKLKNIANVFKLFGLVNKDLDLKEFIYKENKPKIINLEISKQEKNIIITILISLFLIFSLIIILLRKNSQTKKLLQTVINSSDDLIYYKDSKLRYIGCNKSFENLLAKKESEIIGKNDFELFEEDLAKVFRREDFEVLDENNLITSNEWIIFGHKRIFFQTKRIPFIYKNKKIGILGIARDITGLYEIQEKLKKQTYYDELTKIFNRKAYNERIQEKFDLFDRYDTNFTIAMYDIDDFKKINDTYGHDIGDKVLVEITNEVKSIIRKTDFLFRVGGEEFVIIFDKISLDESYDIAEKIRINVSKMQIIENEKITISMGITQAIANDNPQSIYERVDKLMYQSKRNNKNQTTKG, from the coding sequence ATGAAAAAAATCTTACTAATAACGTTTTTTCTTACAATTTTTTTGTATGCACAAAATGATAAAAAGATAACTTTACAATTAAATTGGTTAAATCAATTCCAATTTGCCGGTTATTATATGGCAAAAGAAAAAGGTTTCTACAAAGACGTAAATTTAGATGTACAAATAAAAGAATCAAATTTTAACACCGATGTAATAAAAGAAATAGAAAGCAAAAATGCAGATTTTGCAGTTGGAAGATCTTCATTAATAATTGAAAAAATAAATGGAAAAGATATTGTTGCATTATGTGCTATTTATCAAGAATCTCCTCTTATACTTTTAGTAAAAAAAGATTCAAATATAAATAGTGTAAAAGATTTAAGAAATAAAAAAATCATGATTACTCCAGATGCAAGATATTCAGCCCCAGTGTTAGCAATGTTAAGTGCAAATGAGCTTACAATAAATGATTTTATGGTACAAAAACACTCTTTTGATATTAATGACTTAATCAATAGAAAAACAGATGCAATGGCTTCTTATATCTCAAATGAACCTATTCTATTAAATGAAAAAGGAATTGAATATACAATATTTAATCCTAAAGATTTCGGATTTGATTTATATAGTGATATTTTATTTAGCTCTTCAGAATATATAAAAAACAATCCAAAAATAACAAAAGATTTTTATGAAGCAAGTTTAAAAGGTTGGAAATATGCCTTTGAAAATTTAGCTGAAACTGCTGAAATAATATATTCAAAATATAATACTCAAAATAAAACATTTACTCATTTAGTAAAAGAAGGTGAAGTTTTAAAAAAACTTGCATATACAGGAAACAATGAACTAGGTGATTTCAATGATAACAAATTAAAAAATATAGCAAATGTTTTTAAATTATTTGGCTTAGTAAATAAAGATTTAGATCTAAAAGAATTCATATATAAAGAAAACAAACCTAAAATTATAAACCTAGAAATTTCAAAACAAGAAAAAAATATAATCATAACAATTTTAATTTCATTATTTTTAATTTTTTCTTTAATTATAATTTTATTGAGAAAGAACTCTCAAACAAAAAAACTTTTACAGACTGTTATAAACTCTTCTGATGATTTGATTTATTATAAAGATAGTAAATTAAGATATATTGGTTGTAATAAAAGTTTTGAAAATTTACTTGCTAAAAAAGAAAGTGAGATTATTGGTAAAAATGATTTTGAACTCTTTGAAGAAGATCTTGCCAAAGTTTTCAGAAGAGAAGATTTTGAGGTACTTGATGAGAATAATTTAATCACAAGCAATGAATGGATTATATTTGGTCATAAAAGAATTTTTTTTCAGACTAAAAGAATACCTTTTATATACAAAAATAAAAAAATAGGAATCTTAGGCATTGCAAGGGACATAACAGGTTTATATGAAATTCAAGAAAAATTAAAAAAACAAACTTATTATGATGAACTTACAAAAATATTTAATAGAAAAGCTTATAATGAGAGAATTCAAGAAAAATTTGATTTATTTGATAGATATGATACTAATTTTACAATAGCAATGTATGATATAGATGATTTTAAAAAAATAAATGACACCTATGGACACGATATAGGAGATAAAGTTTTAGTAGAAATCACTAATGAAGTAAAATCAATTATTAGAAAAACTGACTTCTTATTTAGAGTTGGTGGGGAAGAGTTTGTTATTATTTTTGATAAAATATCACTTGATGAATCTTATGATATTGCAGAAAAAATTAGAATTAATGTTTCAAAAATGCAAATTATTGAAAATGAAAAAATTACAATAAGTATGGGTATCACGCAAGCAATAGCAAATGACAATCCTCAATCTATTTATGAAAGGGTTGATAAGCTAATGTATCAATCAAAAAGAAACAATAAAAATCAAACCACAAAGGGTTGA
- a CDS encoding biotin-dependent carboxyltransferase family protein — MSLEIINNPILVMLQDKGRYGYSDIGVTNSGVMDEYAYYAANKMLGNSFDTNILEIAFSNVIFKANAPTQIAITGAICELFINDISKQCWQTHNVKAGDIIKIGKILKGIRVYLGVFGGFDIKKEFGSNSTTIKENLGGLNGDKLKKGDILAFKEISCSFDARFKKELIPSYEDELILRVVLSYQSDLFANEEKEKFFSNSFTVSNDFNRMGCKLNGESILCDVNGIISEGISFGAIQVPSDGQPIILLKDRQTIGGYPKIGSVLAIDCFKLSQVKANTKIRFSEISIDEATKKTRRFYSSFL; from the coding sequence ATGAGTTTAGAAATTATAAATAATCCTATTTTAGTGATGCTTCAAGATAAGGGGCGTTATGGATACAGTGATATTGGAGTTACAAACTCAGGAGTTATGGATGAGTATGCTTATTATGCTGCTAATAAAATGCTTGGAAATTCCTTTGATACAAATATCCTTGAAATTGCTTTTTCAAATGTAATATTTAAAGCAAATGCTCCTACTCAAATTGCAATTACAGGTGCAATTTGTGAACTTTTTATAAATGATATTTCTAAGCAATGTTGGCAAACCCATAATGTAAAAGCAGGGGATATTATAAAAATAGGAAAAATATTAAAAGGAATTAGAGTTTATTTAGGAGTTTTTGGTGGCTTTGACATTAAAAAAGAGTTTGGAAGCAATAGTACAACCATAAAAGAAAATCTTGGTGGATTAAATGGTGATAAATTAAAAAAAGGTGATATTTTAGCTTTTAAAGAAATTTCTTGTTCATTTGATGCTAGATTTAAAAAAGAGTTAATTCCTTCTTATGAAGATGAATTGATTTTAAGAGTAGTTTTATCTTATCAGAGTGATTTATTTGCTAATGAAGAAAAAGAGAAGTTCTTTTCAAATAGTTTTACAGTGAGTAATGATTTTAATAGAATGGGATGTAAGTTAAATGGTGAGTCGATATTATGTGATGTTAATGGAATTATTTCAGAGGGAATAAGTTTTGGAGCAATTCAAGTGCCATCTGATGGACAACCAATAATACTTCTAAAAGATAGACAAACAATAGGTGGTTACCCTAAAATTGGTTCAGTTTTAGCTATTGATTGTTTTAAATTATCGCAAGTTAAAGCAAATACAAAAATTAGATTTTCTGAAATTTCAATAGATGAGGCTACAAAAAAGACTAGAAGATTCTATTCTTCTTTTTTGTAA
- a CDS encoding TIGR00730 family Rossman fold protein: MKKEKVICKDKIAVDFNDGKELLQDLGKSVTIFGSARTSSDDKYAKLAEKLAFRLSKKNINVITGGGNGIMQAANKGAFEAKTAESIGLSIYLPNEKTKNEYITKGLTFNYFFSRKYMLVKYSKACVIFPGGFGTLDEMFEVLTLTQTGKLNGFKIYLVGCDYWKYLIKFIEKSLYKENMIDKEDLNIITLTDNIKQIEKEIVLL, encoded by the coding sequence ATGAAAAAAGAAAAAGTTATATGTAAAGATAAAATTGCAGTTGATTTTAATGATGGGAAAGAGTTACTACAAGATTTAGGAAAAAGTGTTACAATATTTGGAAGTGCAAGAACTTCTAGCGATGACAAATATGCAAAATTAGCAGAAAAATTAGCATTTAGACTTTCAAAGAAAAATATAAATGTAATTACAGGTGGTGGTAATGGCATTATGCAAGCTGCTAATAAAGGTGCTTTTGAAGCAAAAACAGCTGAATCAATTGGACTTAGCATTTATTTACCAAATGAAAAAACAAAAAATGAATATATTACAAAAGGTTTAACTTTTAACTACTTTTTTTCAAGAAAATATATGTTAGTAAAATACTCAAAAGCTTGTGTTATTTTTCCAGGAGGATTTGGGACATTAGATGAGATGTTTGAAGTTTTAACACTTACACAAACTGGAAAATTAAATGGTTTTAAGATTTATTTAGTTGGATGTGATTATTGGAAATATCTAATAAAATTTATAGAAAAATCTTTATATAAAGAAAATATGATTGATAAAGAGGATTTAAATATTATTACTTTAACAGATAATATTAAACAAATTGAGAAAGAGATTGTGTTATTATAA
- a CDS encoding TRAP transporter small permease subunit, with amino-acid sequence MKTLYNLVNKLSLWGAYLSSILLVSLVLLILTEIFIRYFFNTSTLIADEYSGYLFLASVFLGLSYTFKENAHIRINILTSRMSEKSNKFIDIFAGSITIVVLLFALYRTILFTFDSYEMEMLSESVSQTPLYLTQLVMPLGLSLFILSVLIFVIKGLKNDI; translated from the coding sequence ATGAAAACACTTTATAATTTAGTAAATAAGCTCTCTTTGTGGGGCGCTTATTTATCTTCAATATTATTAGTTTCCTTGGTTTTGTTAATTTTAACAGAAATCTTCATTAGATATTTTTTTAATACTTCTACTCTTATTGCCGATGAGTATAGTGGATATTTATTTTTAGCTTCAGTATTTTTAGGTTTATCTTATACTTTTAAAGAAAATGCACATATTAGAATTAATATTTTAACTTCTAGAATGAGTGAGAAATCAAATAAATTTATTGATATATTTGCAGGAAGTATAACTATTGTTGTTTTACTTTTTGCACTTTATCGCACAATTTTATTTACTTTTGATTCATATGAAATGGAAATGCTTTCTGAATCAGTATCACAAACACCATTATATTTAACACAATTAGTTATGCCATTAGGCTTGAGTTTATTTATACTAAGTGTTTTAATCTTTGTTATTAAAGGATTAAAAAATGATATCTGA
- a CDS encoding cache domain-containing protein yields the protein MFSERNIPKLIILTPIITVLLVAFFTIYFFIQNQYNYFEEESIRLEKEYLQRQEDILKKEVDYIVNYIEFHVNHNTKLNDNELKNEILKYTETIRYGKHGYIWIHDTNYYLKAHPFRQDRLNTYDIDLTDAIGTFITKEFIDKTVKSPKGVFIEYFWQKPGEVSFSKKLGFFRLYEKYNWVIGAGLYVDDIQKSIFQNKKLLEEKIDKYVRLIVFISFLIILIISLLSFLMSKKITEVFQKYQENVKKKELLLEDINKNLEEKIQIAIEEAQKKDRAMLHQSRLARMGTMLSMIAHQWRQPLSEVAGILMELETASKFKKVDDKMIKESIEESNKLIQFMSYTIDDFRNFFKPDKQKVHFYIEDPCMEAISLINASIKNHNIDLHYNIKMNYEIYGYRREFAQVLLNLMSNAKDALIQREIKNPTINLEVDYIDTYAIVTIKDNAGGVENEYIDLIFEPYFTTKSSLQGTGLGLYMSKMIIEKNMGGELSVENVDDGAIFKVKIKAYNE from the coding sequence TTGTTTTCAGAAAGAAATATACCAAAATTAATTATTTTAACACCTATTATTACAGTTCTTTTAGTAGCTTTTTTCACTATATATTTTTTTATACAAAATCAATATAATTATTTTGAAGAAGAAAGCATTAGGCTTGAAAAAGAGTATCTTCAAAGACAAGAAGATATTTTAAAAAAAGAGGTTGATTATATTGTCAACTACATAGAGTTTCATGTAAATCATAATACAAAATTAAATGATAATGAATTAAAAAATGAAATTTTGAAATATACTGAAACTATTCGTTATGGTAAACATGGCTATATCTGGATACATGATACAAATTATTATTTAAAAGCCCATCCTTTTAGACAAGATAGATTAAACACTTATGATATTGACTTAACAGATGCTATAGGAACTTTTATAACAAAAGAGTTTATTGACAAAACAGTAAAAAGTCCAAAGGGCGTATTTATAGAATATTTTTGGCAAAAACCTGGAGAAGTTAGTTTTTCAAAAAAACTTGGTTTTTTTAGATTATATGAAAAGTATAATTGGGTAATAGGTGCTGGTCTTTATGTTGATGATATTCAAAAATCTATTTTTCAGAATAAAAAGTTATTAGAAGAAAAAATTGATAAATATGTTAGATTGATTGTATTTATTTCTTTTCTTATTATTTTAATTATTAGCTTATTATCTTTTCTCATGTCAAAAAAAATTACAGAAGTATTTCAGAAATATCAAGAAAACGTGAAGAAAAAAGAACTTTTACTTGAAGATATAAATAAAAATTTAGAAGAAAAAATTCAAATTGCAATTGAAGAAGCTCAAAAAAAAGATAGAGCAATGCTTCATCAATCAAGACTTGCACGAATGGGAACAATGCTATCAATGATAGCTCATCAATGGAGACAACCTTTAAGTGAAGTAGCTGGAATACTTATGGAGTTAGAAACAGCTTCAAAATTTAAAAAAGTAGATGATAAGATGATAAAAGAATCAATTGAAGAGTCTAATAAACTTATTCAATTTATGTCATATACTATTGATGATTTTAGGAATTTTTTTAAGCCAGATAAACAAAAAGTACATTTTTATATAGAAGACCCTTGTATGGAAGCTATATCTTTAATAAATGCTTCCATTAAAAATCATAATATTGATTTACATTATAATATTAAAATGAATTATGAAATATATGGGTATAGAAGAGAATTTGCTCAAGTGTTATTAAACCTTATGTCGAATGCAAAAGATGCTTTAATTCAAAGAGAGATAAAAAATCCAACAATTAATTTAGAAGTAGACTACATAGATACTTATGCAATTGTTACAATAAAAGATAATGCAGGTGGTGTAGAAAATGAATATATAGATTTGATTTTTGAACCATATTTCACTACAAAAAGTAGTTTACAAGGAACAGGACTTGGTCTTTATATGTCAAAAATGATTATTGAGAAAAATATGGGTGGTGAGCTTAGTGTTGAAAACGTAGATGATGGCGCTATTTTTAAAGTAAAAATCAAGGCTTACAATGAGTGA
- a CDS encoding TRAP transporter substrate-binding protein, translating into MFKKCLLIATLTGSVFAANVKMDLNERESANHFHTKGSEKFASLVKDYTKGSVDITVHPGSSLVKGNPLKAVKDGTVAMADMFIPFTAGGGKVFGISALPFIATSYEDAYKLYQISKPAYEDTAKKWNQKLLYSVTWPASGFYANKKMESIEDFKGVKTRTYDKNSADFVNGAGGNAVALPWGEVYSALRTGMVDSVITSSTSGKDGKFWEVLNNFTKISYAYPLQAVTINLDYWNSLDKSQQEAILKAADEIEKEQWEVVKSEDKDALDTMAQNGIKISEANETLKKELSIVADKLLLEYLADTDDETKKIFEEYRR; encoded by the coding sequence ATGTTTAAAAAATGTCTATTAATCGCTACTCTTACAGGTTCTGTATTTGCAGCAAATGTAAAAATGGATTTAAATGAAAGAGAAAGTGCAAATCATTTTCATACAAAAGGTAGCGAGAAATTTGCTTCATTAGTAAAAGATTACACTAAAGGTAGTGTTGATATTACAGTTCATCCAGGTTCTTCTTTAGTAAAAGGTAATCCTTTAAAAGCAGTAAAAGATGGTACAGTTGCAATGGCTGATATGTTTATTCCTTTTACAGCAGGTGGGGGAAAAGTTTTTGGAATCTCAGCTTTACCTTTTATTGCAACTTCTTATGAAGATGCATATAAACTTTATCAAATTTCAAAACCAGCGTATGAAGATACTGCTAAAAAATGGAATCAAAAACTTCTTTATAGTGTAACATGGCCAGCATCTGGATTTTATGCAAATAAAAAAATGGAATCTATTGAAGATTTTAAAGGTGTAAAAACAAGAACATATGATAAAAACTCTGCTGATTTTGTAAATGGTGCAGGGGGAAATGCAGTTGCCCTTCCTTGGGGAGAGGTTTACTCAGCACTTAGAACGGGAATGGTTGATTCAGTTATCACTTCTTCAACATCAGGTAAAGATGGTAAATTTTGGGAAGTTCTAAACAACTTTACAAAAATTAGTTATGCCTATCCTTTGCAAGCTGTGACTATTAATCTTGACTATTGGAATTCTTTAGATAAATCTCAACAAGAAGCAATATTAAAAGCAGCAGATGAAATTGAAAAAGAACAATGGGAAGTTGTAAAAAGTGAAGATAAAGATGCACTTGATACTATGGCTCAAAATGGTATTAAAATTTCAGAAGCAAATGAAACTTTAAAGAAAGAATTATCAATTGTTGCAGATAAATTGTTACTAGAATATTTAGCTGATACTGATGATGAAACAAAAAAAATATTTGAAGAATATAGAAGATAA
- a CDS encoding 5-oxoprolinase subunit PxpA, which yields MSIKLNCDMGESFGIWKMGLDEEIMPYIDMANLACGFHAGDALIMNKSVLLAKKNNVTIGAHPGYQDLVGFGRRSMSCSNEEISAIVLYQTGALNAFCKAHGTSVSYVKPHGGLYHDMMNNENVFKAILSAISSYDKNIKLMILSSPKNEEYALIAKAYNISLLYEVFADRNYNDDGSLVSRSQSNAVIDDEQLVIKRIKDLKEKGTLNSISGKELSLATDVLCVHGDTKNALEFIKILRKEITE from the coding sequence ATGAGTATAAAATTAAATTGTGATATGGGTGAAAGTTTTGGTATTTGGAAAATGGGATTAGATGAGGAAATCATGCCATATATTGATATGGCAAATTTAGCTTGTGGATTTCATGCAGGTGATGCTCTTATTATGAATAAATCAGTTCTTCTAGCAAAAAAAAATAACGTAACAATTGGTGCCCATCCTGGTTATCAAGATTTAGTAGGATTTGGTAGAAGAAGTATGTCTTGCTCTAATGAAGAAATAAGTGCAATTGTTTTATATCAAACAGGGGCATTAAATGCTTTTTGTAAAGCACATGGTACATCTGTATCTTATGTGAAACCACATGGTGGTTTGTATCATGATATGATGAATAATGAAAATGTATTCAAAGCAATATTAAGTGCAATTTCTTCTTATGATAAAAATATAAAACTAATGATACTGTCAAGTCCAAAAAATGAGGAGTATGCTTTAATTGCAAAAGCTTATAATATCTCTTTATTATATGAAGTATTTGCGGATAGAAATTATAATGATGATGGCTCTTTGGTTTCAAGATCACAAAGTAATGCTGTAATTGATGATGAGCAATTAGTAATAAAGAGAATTAAAGATTTAAAAGAAAAAGGTACATTAAATAGTATTAGTGGAAAAGAGTTATCTTTGGCTACAGATGTACTTTGTGTTCATGGTGATACAAAAAATGCCTTAGAATTTATAAAAATCCTTAGAAAGGAAATCACTGAATGA
- the pxpB gene encoding 5-oxoprolinase subunit PxpB has translation MIFKIASVDSLVIYFGNEISEDIASIVQKAYFSLKNLNIEGIREIIPSYTSIYILYDIFKYDYSSFVEILKNNIDLDYQDNSVKEIINIDVYYGDEVGLDLNDMSLKTNLSIEEIIRIHSSKSYDVYAIGFSPGFAFLASVDKKIAVPRLSSPRKSVPKGSVAIADTQTAVYPQQSPGGWNIIGRTAMELFDKNLEKLSPLSVGYKVKFNPISKEEFLSQGGII, from the coding sequence ATGATATTTAAAATAGCTTCTGTTGATTCTTTAGTTATTTATTTTGGAAATGAAATAAGTGAAGATATTGCTAGTATTGTACAGAAGGCATATTTTTCATTAAAAAATCTAAATATTGAGGGAATAAGAGAAATTATTCCTTCATATACAAGTATTTATATTTTGTATGATATTTTTAAATATGATTATTCTTCTTTTGTTGAAATACTAAAAAATAATATAGATTTAGATTACCAAGATAATAGTGTAAAAGAAATAATAAATATTGATGTATATTATGGAGATGAGGTTGGTTTAGATTTAAATGATATGAGTTTAAAAACTAATCTTTCAATAGAAGAAATTATAAGAATACATTCTTCAAAATCATATGATGTTTATGCAATAGGTTTTTCTCCTGGTTTTGCTTTTTTAGCAAGTGTTGATAAAAAAATTGCAGTTCCTAGACTTTCAAGTCCACGAAAAAGTGTTCCAAAAGGTTCTGTTGCAATTGCAGATACTCAAACAGCTGTTTATCCACAGCAAAGTCCTGGTGGTTGGAATATTATAGGTAGAACTGCAATGGAACTTTTTGATAAAAACTTAGAGAAACTTTCTCCTTTAAGTGTTGGATATAAAGTGAAATTTAATCCTATATCAAAAGAAGAATTTTTATCTCAAGGTGGAATAATATGA